A part of Aegilops tauschii subsp. strangulata cultivar AL8/78 chromosome 2, Aet v6.0, whole genome shotgun sequence genomic DNA contains:
- the LOC109778168 gene encoding transmembrane emp24 domain-containing protein p24delta9, translated as MAAARPGSPAPRRLPPSTLLLLAAVLLAASPPARALRFDLESGHTKCISDEIKVDSMAVGKYSVVAPDPSYPDAQLPESHRVSLRVTSPYGNSMHYSENVQSGHFAFTAVEAGDYLACFWAPDHKPPVTVTFEFDWKSGVTAKDWSNVAKKGKVDMMELELKKLEDTIKSIHEEMFYLREREEQMQNINRQTNSRMGWLSFLSLGICLSVAGLQLWHLKTFFERKKLL; from the exons ATGGCCGCGGCGCGCCCCGGATCCCCTGCCCCCAGACGGCTGCCCCCCTCCACGCTCCTCCTCCTGGCCGCCGTCCTCCTCGCGGCCTCGCCGCCGGCGCGCGCCCTCCGGTTCGACCTCGAGTCCGGCCACACCAAGTGCATCTCCGACGAGATCAAGGTCGACTCTATGGCCGTCGGCAAGTACAGCGTGGTCGCCCCCGACCCCAGCTACCCCGACGCACAGCTCCCCGAGTCGCACCGCGTCTCCCTCAGG GTGACGTCGCCGTACGGGAACAGCATGCACTACTCCGAGAACGTGCAGTCGGGGCACTTCGCCTTCACGGCGGTGGAGGCCGGGGACTACCTGGCCTGCTTCTGGGCGCCTGACCACAAGCCACCCGTCACCGTCACCTTCGAGTTCGACTGGAAGAGCGGCGTCACGGCCAAGGACTGGTCCAACGTCGCCAAGAAGGGCAAGGTCGAT ATGATGGAACTAGAGCTGAAGAAGCTAGAGGATACCATCAAATCTATTCACGAGGAAATGTTTTATCTACGTGAAAG GGAGGAGCAAATGCAGAACATCAACAGGCAGACGAACTCGAGGATGGGGTGGCTGAGTTTCCTCTCACTTGGCATCTGCTTATCCGTGGCAGGGCTGCAGCTGTGGCATCTGAAGACCTTTTTCGAGAGAAAGAAGTTGCTGTAG
- the LOC109778167 gene encoding serine/threonine-protein kinase VIK, with the protein MSGAEEEAAHAAGRGGGSGGGGGGGAGGSSGSGGEGHPRRRFDDKSLVARTSLILWHTHQNDAAAVRKLLDEDGTLVSARDYDSRTPLHVAALHGWQDVAECLLAKGADVNALDRWQNTPLADAEGAKRHAMIELLKKHGGLTFGKTGSHFEAKSIPPPLTNKADWEINPLELDFTKAVMIGKGSFGEILKANWRGTPIAVKRILPSLSDDRLVIQDFKHEVNLLIKLRHPNIVQFLGAVTETKPLMLVTEFLRGGDLHQYLKEKGSLSPLTAVNFALDIARGMAYLHNEPNVIIHRDLKPRNILLVNTAANHLKVGDFGLSKIIKSQHANDVYKMTGETGSYRYMAPEVFKHRKYDKKVDIFSFAMILYEMLEGDSPFSSYEPYEAAKYVSDGHRPTFRSKGHTAELKELTEVCWAADVNLRPSFLEILKRLEKIKESLASHDHHWHLFSQ; encoded by the exons ATGAgcggggcggaggaggaggcggcgcatgcggccggccgcggcgggggcagcgggggcgggggcgggggcggcgcgggCGGGTCGTCGGGGAGCGGCGGCGAGGGCCACCCGCGCCGGCGGTTCGACGACAAGAGCCTGGTGGCGCGCACGTCGCTCATCCTCTGGCACACGCACCAGAACGACGCGGCCGCCGTGCGCAAGCTGCTCGACGAGGACGGCACGCTCGTCAGCGCCCGCGACTACGACAGCCGCACGCCGCTCCACGTCGCCGCGCTCCACGGATGGCAGGACGTCGCCGAGTGCCTCCTCGCCAAGGGCGCCGACGTCAACGCGCTCGACCGCTGGCAGAACACG CCACTTGCTGATGCAGAGGGTGCAAAGAGGCATGCTATGATCGAACTGCTCAAGAAGCATGGCGGGTTGACATTC GGGAAAACTGGAAGCCACTTTGAAGCAAAGTCAATTCCACCTCCCCTAACAAACAAGGCTGACTGGGAGATTAACCCACTTGAATTAGATTTCACAAAAGCAGTAATGATTGGAAAG GGTTCTTTTGGTGAAATCCTGAAAGCAAATTGGCGAGGAACACCAATTGCTGTCAAACGCATTCTTCCATCATTATCCGACGATAGACTGGTTAT CCAAGATTTTAAGCATGAAGTCAACTTGCTAATAAAGCTGAGGCATCCAAATATTGTACAGTTCCTTGGAGCAGTCACAGAAACCAAGCCTTTGATGCTAGTTACTGAGTTCCTCCGAGGA GGTGATCTTCATCAATATCTCAAGGAGAAAGGCTCCCTCTCCCCACTTACTGCTGTTAACTTCGCATTGGACATCGCAAG GGGCATGGCCTATCTTCATAACGAGCCTAATGTTATAATTCATCGGGACTTAAAGCCAAG AAATATTCTTTTAGTTAATACTGCTGCCAACCACTTGAAAGTTGGAGATTTCGGTCTTAGCAAGATTATCAAATCTCAGCATGCCAATGATGTATACAAGATGACCGGAGAGACCGGAAGCT ATCGGTACATGGCTCCTGAAGTTTTCAAGCACCGGAAATATGACAAGAAAGTTGATATTTTCTCCTTTGCCATGATACTTTATGAG ATGCTGGAAGGGGATTCACCTTTTTCCAGTTATGAACCTTATGAGGCTGCTAAGTATGTATCAGATGGGCATCGCCCAACTTTCCGTTCAAAAGGACATACCGCTGAGCTGAAAGA ATTGACTGAGGTATGTTGGGCTGCGGATGTCAATTTGAGACCATCTTTCCTAGAGATACTCAAGAGGCTGGAGAAGATCAAGGAAAGCTTGGCATCCCACGATCACCACTGGCATTTATTCTCACAATAA